The DNA window AATATGGCAATGTTTAATTATGGTGTTGGCGGAAACGAGGTAAAAGTAGACGCTAATGAAGCTATTCAGGAAATACAGGAAAATAAATCACTGATAGTAAGCCAACTTACAACAGAAGAATCTTATACCCCTGAAATTGTAACAGGATTAAAAACCGTAGAAGATGTCTTCAAACACTTTCAACCTTCAGTAGCAGTACAACATGAAACAGAAGATGGAAGCGTAGTTGAAGAAGAATTCCGTTTTCAAAATCTTGGAGACTTTACTCCTAAAAGCCTTACTCAAAAATCAGACTATCTACAGCAATTGAGTATGGAGCAGGAGCAGTACAACAAAATTGTACGTCAGCTGAAAACTAATAAAATTCTACGCAATATGCTGGAGAACGATCAGACAAGAGCGGCGTTCATAGAAGTATTGAAAGAAGTGGCACAAGAACTTGAAAAATAATTAAAGACTTACATTAAATCATGGATAGCAAATTACAGGCACAAGAAAGCCAGCAGCAGGGTCAACAGCAACACTCAGGGCAGCCGAAGGGCAACCCCCTTGCAGAGCTGAATAAAATGGGAGGTTTTGGCTTTGTTGAATCCGTCGTAGACGGTATTGCCAATATGAACCCTACAAGAAAGGCAAGAAAAGAAATCTTCCTGAATGATGGTAATAAATCAGATGAAAGAAAGGAACTTCTTCAGAAAATTAATCTTTGGGTAAGCCTTTTAGAAGGTAATGAACCAGCAGATAAAATGGCCGATACGTGCAAGACAAAAGCACAGCAAGCCGATCAGAATCTGAAAACAAACTTAAAAAATACACTCGATGCCGTTCGTCTGTTGGAAACCAACTACAGAACAGTAGCTCAATTCTACAAAAATACAGAATTGGATAAAGTGGATAACGTAAGTATAGTGAACGCAAGCCTTGAACAGGTTTCAGACTTAGATAATCCTCTATTTATAGATGCTATTTCTGATGAATTTAAGAATTATTACGATCGTTTGGATCTTAGAGATAATTACTCAATTCTTGCAATCCCGGGGTATTTAGGTTCCAATAAAGTAATCGAAAAATGGGCAAAGATCTGTAACGAGAACAAAGTAATGATGGTTACGGATTTCGCCAATCTTGATAAACCGGACGATGTTGTAGACTTATTCCATTCTGCAAACCTTACAGGTGGTGAACTTCACAGAAGTAACGTAATTATGACTTGTAACTGGTTGGTAGGACGCGGAAAAGCAGAAGAAGTAGGAGAAGAAGAGAATGTAGAACTTCCACCTTCCACTTCATTAGCCGGAAAAATCCATAAAACATTAATGTCTCAGGTGGCAGCCGGTAAAAAACATGGTAACATCAATGAGGTAGACGCTGTAAAATTCGAATTGAAGAAAAGTGAAATTTCTCAGTTGGAAAAAATGGGTCTTGTACCCATGGTAAACGAGTACGGAAAAATTATGGCTTTCTCTGCGAAAACATTATTTACAGGAGACAATATTGGTCTTCAGACGTATTCCGTAGTTCGTGTATTCGACTATGTAACTAAAGTATTACTGGACTTCCTGAACAGAAGAGCCTTCGAAAACTGGAATGCTAAGAACGAAGATGATTTAAGAAGACAAATTGTAACCTTCCTGGATAATATCAAAGGACCGGACAAATTGATTGAGAAATTCAAGATTGTTCGTTTCGAGCAGGATAGAGTAAACAAAGACAGAGTATGGCTTGATATCCGTATGACACCTTATTTCCCTACGAAAAGTTTTGTTATTAAACTTGACGGACATAAAGGAGATGATGGTAACGAATGGGATGCAGAGTACACTCAGGAGTAAAAAAATATTTTAAAATAATAAAAACCGATGCAATTTTTACATCGGTTTTTTTCTACCAACACACCTATGAATATTAAAATGAAAAAAAAGCTTATCATGAGCCTGCCTGTTGTATGGATGGCTTTTTTTGTAAGTTGTGAAAAAAAATACCAAAGTCCGGCCCATTATGAAGAAGATCTTTTTGCCGATGAAAAGCAGGAAGGAAAGGCTTACATCATGAATAAAGAAGAATGCTTCGATGGCAGTGAGCTCGTTATTGCAGGTTCAGGTGTAAAGCTTATCGATAGTTCAAAAGGACGTGGAAGAGGCTTTTTTATTTATAAAGTGAATGCCGGTAAAGTCTTAAAAACGGTCAGAGACTCCACGGTAGAATTTCCTATTAAATTCCTTTCTCCTCAAAGATTAAAATTAAAAGATCACGGTAATGATTCAATATATGTTTACCTTAAACAGCTAAAAGGTTACCGTTTTATTGCCGAAGATATGAACCTTAAATATCAGTGGCTAAAGTCAGCTCCTGTATATTCTGTGAAGAAATAATTTTTTTTAGAAAGATCACTCAAAATGTCGATGTAAAGCTATTCTGGCGAAGTATTTCCTGTCTAATCATTAAATTATAAACATATGGTAGGAGTAAGTTTTGAAACATGGTCCGAGATCAAAAGAGAACCTCTTACTATGGCTAATGCTATAGTTCTTAATGCCTACGTTACTAAGATTGAAAATAATAAATATGTTCAGATCAATGCTGCTTCTGTGGGAGATACAGTTTATATTATTGTTGAAACAACAGGTTTAATCGGTAAAAAAATAGAAGTGAATATCCTTGACCGCGATGGCGTTTTTGATGGTAAAGACTTTGCCGTCGTAGATCTACTTCAGGATGATAAAGATACACAAGGTCTGCTTTCGGCAACAGTAGACAAAGATGGACGAGCCGTTTATAAAGTAAAACTTCAGCCTTCTACTGACAAAAAAGACATTGAAGCGTGGGGAAATAAAATTAATAAAGCCAAAGACAAAAAAGTCTATACCTGTTTACTGGTCGATGCTGATAAACATAATCCCGGCTTCAATATTACTTACATGGGAAGAAATGCAGCAGGTCATGAAAATGACTCTCAGAAATCTTCCAAATCCAATTACTGGCTTGATGAAAATGGGAAATGGTTTGGGATTAAATACTGTGAATGCAATGTTTATTCTATTGATAAAGAATTATTAAGCGGACTAAATGTTGTTCATACGAAGGCAGAAAGTAAGGTAAAGGGAAACAATGGAATCCAAAAAGTTATTGCAATCGTTTTACATAGAACGATTGGATCCTCAATTTCAGGAGCTATTGCACATTCAAAAGGTACTCATTTCTATGTTGAAGGATCGCGTGGTGTGGATGGAGAAATTTTCCAGCCTATTAAACTAGATCAGTTTTCCAATCATATTATGAATGAGACTGCGAGAACTGGTCATATGGAAGTTCAAACTGAAAACTCTATCGGAATAGAAGTAATTGGGATGGCTTACTATAAAGTAGGAAAAGACCTCTACACTGTTTATGATTATAAAGTAAAAGATCCGACCTCTGTTAAACTAACAAAATCATTTAAAGGACAACGGAGGCTTAATGGAAAGTGGATTGATGAGGATATTTATTGGGATGAATTGACGGATGCACAAGTTAAATCGGTGAAATGTATTGTTGTTACGTTGATGAAAAAATATAATCTAAAAAAAGAAAATATTTTTACGCATGAAGAAATGCAATCGAAGACTGCTGGAGAAGGACAGGTTGTTAAAGATGCTATTTTTCCACTATTAAATGAATGTTTATGAAAAAAATATTATTAATACTCCTTACATCAATTATTTTTTCAGGTTGCGATTCTTTGCATGGGCAGAATAAAGAAATAAAGCAGATTGTTAAAAAAGTAGTGGAAATCTATAACCAGAAAGATTCAGAAAAATTTAATCAGTTAATAAATCCAGAAACTGGTCTTGTACTTATTACTACAATAGGGGCAAATAATAGTTGGGAAAAATTTCAGAAAGTTTGTCTGAACAAAAAATGCTTGGAGAAAGGAACTATGGAATCAGCCGGAATTCCGTATCAATCATTTTTGGAAAAATATAAAATAGGAAATTTGGATTTAAATAAAATAGAGTTTAC is part of the Chryseobacterium lactis genome and encodes:
- a CDS encoding type VI secretion system contractile sheath small subunit; this encodes MAMFNYGVGGNEVKVDANEAIQEIQENKSLIVSQLTTEESYTPEIVTGLKTVEDVFKHFQPSVAVQHETEDGSVVEEEFRFQNLGDFTPKSLTQKSDYLQQLSMEQEQYNKIVRQLKTNKILRNMLENDQTRAAFIEVLKEVAQELEK
- a CDS encoding DUF5458 family protein, which gives rise to MDSKLQAQESQQQGQQQHSGQPKGNPLAELNKMGGFGFVESVVDGIANMNPTRKARKEIFLNDGNKSDERKELLQKINLWVSLLEGNEPADKMADTCKTKAQQADQNLKTNLKNTLDAVRLLETNYRTVAQFYKNTELDKVDNVSIVNASLEQVSDLDNPLFIDAISDEFKNYYDRLDLRDNYSILAIPGYLGSNKVIEKWAKICNENKVMMVTDFANLDKPDDVVDLFHSANLTGGELHRSNVIMTCNWLVGRGKAEEVGEEENVELPPSTSLAGKIHKTLMSQVAAGKKHGNINEVDAVKFELKKSEISQLEKMGLVPMVNEYGKIMAFSAKTLFTGDNIGLQTYSVVRVFDYVTKVLLDFLNRRAFENWNAKNEDDLRRQIVTFLDNIKGPDKLIEKFKIVRFEQDRVNKDRVWLDIRMTPYFPTKSFVIKLDGHKGDDGNEWDAEYTQE
- a CDS encoding peptidoglycan recognition protein family protein — protein: MVGVSFETWSEIKREPLTMANAIVLNAYVTKIENNKYVQINAASVGDTVYIIVETTGLIGKKIEVNILDRDGVFDGKDFAVVDLLQDDKDTQGLLSATVDKDGRAVYKVKLQPSTDKKDIEAWGNKINKAKDKKVYTCLLVDADKHNPGFNITYMGRNAAGHENDSQKSSKSNYWLDENGKWFGIKYCECNVYSIDKELLSGLNVVHTKAESKVKGNNGIQKVIAIVLHRTIGSSISGAIAHSKGTHFYVEGSRGVDGEIFQPIKLDQFSNHIMNETARTGHMEVQTENSIGIEVIGMAYYKVGKDLYTVYDYKVKDPTSVKLTKSFKGQRRLNGKWIDEDIYWDELTDAQVKSVKCIVVTLMKKYNLKKENIFTHEEMQSKTAGEGQVVKDAIFPLLNECL